In a genomic window of Streptomyces roseoviridis:
- a CDS encoding Re/Si-specific NAD(P)(+) transhydrogenase subunit alpha, producing MIVGVLKEARAGESRVAATPATVEQIRKLGYDVVVEPGAGSAAGFTDGAYEAAGASTGDAVVADVVLGVNAPAPSQLDRVRPEATVIALFAPAFDPAMVEDLGRRPFTVLSMDAVPRISRAQSMDVLSSMANVAGYRAVIEAAHEFGRFFTGQVTAAGKVPPAKVLVAGAGVAGLAAIGAAGSLGAIVRATDPRPEVADQVRSLGGEYLSIESPEVEVSKTGYAKEMGEDYKAREAELYAAQAREVDIVITTALIPGRPAPTLITAEMVAGMKPGSVIVDMAAANGGNVEGTVKGEKVVTANGVTIIGYTDLAGRLPAQASQLYGTNLVNLLKLMTPAKDGHLVLDWDDPVQRSITVVRAGESAWPPPPVQVSAAPAPAQPKAAAEPAKPAKTPMTPKQRFGGVALGALALFLLAAFAPAALLPHVTVFVLAIVIGYYVIGHVHHALHTPLMSVTNAISGIIVVGALLQIGHTSTAVTVLSVVAILLASINIFGGFAVTRRMLAMFNRS from the coding sequence GTGATTGTCGGAGTGCTCAAGGAAGCGCGGGCGGGTGAGAGTCGCGTCGCGGCGACACCGGCCACTGTCGAACAGATCCGCAAACTGGGATATGACGTGGTCGTCGAGCCGGGGGCGGGCAGCGCGGCGGGCTTCACCGACGGCGCCTATGAGGCCGCCGGCGCGAGCACCGGCGACGCGGTGGTGGCGGATGTGGTGCTGGGGGTCAACGCCCCGGCCCCGTCGCAGCTGGACCGGGTACGGCCCGAGGCGACGGTGATCGCCCTGTTCGCTCCGGCGTTCGATCCGGCGATGGTCGAGGACCTGGGCCGGCGTCCTTTTACGGTGCTGTCGATGGACGCCGTGCCGCGCATCAGCCGGGCGCAGTCGATGGACGTGCTGTCGTCGATGGCGAACGTTGCCGGGTATCGGGCTGTCATCGAGGCGGCGCACGAGTTCGGGCGGTTTTTCACCGGTCAGGTGACGGCGGCGGGGAAGGTGCCGCCGGCGAAGGTGCTCGTCGCGGGCGCGGGTGTCGCCGGTCTGGCGGCGATCGGCGCGGCGGGCTCGCTCGGCGCGATCGTCCGGGCGACCGACCCGCGCCCGGAGGTGGCCGACCAGGTCCGCTCGCTGGGCGGCGAGTACCTGTCGATCGAGTCCCCCGAGGTGGAGGTCTCCAAGACCGGCTACGCCAAGGAGATGGGCGAGGACTACAAGGCGCGCGAGGCCGAGCTCTACGCCGCGCAAGCCCGCGAGGTCGACATCGTCATCACCACCGCGCTGATTCCGGGGCGTCCCGCGCCGACGCTGATCACCGCGGAGATGGTGGCGGGCATGAAGCCCGGTTCGGTGATCGTCGACATGGCGGCTGCCAACGGCGGCAACGTCGAGGGCACGGTGAAGGGTGAGAAGGTCGTCACCGCGAACGGTGTGACGATCATCGGCTACACCGATCTGGCTGGGCGGCTGCCGGCGCAGGCGTCGCAGCTGTACGGCACGAACCTGGTGAACCTGCTGAAGCTGATGACGCCCGCCAAGGACGGGCACCTGGTCCTCGACTGGGACGACCCGGTGCAGCGCTCCATCACCGTGGTCCGCGCGGGCGAGTCCGCCTGGCCGCCTCCGCCGGTCCAGGTCTCGGCGGCCCCGGCGCCCGCACAGCCCAAGGCCGCGGCGGAACCCGCGAAGCCGGCGAAGACGCCGATGACGCCGAAGCAGCGGTTCGGCGGCGTGGCCCTCGGCGCCCTGGCGCTGTTCCTCCTCGCCGCGTTCGCCCCGGCGGCGCTGCTGCCGCATGTGACGGTGTTCGTGCTGGCGATCGTGATCGGCTATTACGTGATCGGGCATGTGCATCACGCGCTGCACACGCCGCTGATGTCGGTGACGAACGCGATCTCCGGGATCATCGTCGTCGGCGCGCTGCTGCAGATCGGCCACACGAGCACGGCGGTCACGGTGCTGTCGGTCGTGGCGATCCTTCTGGCCAGTATCAACATCTTCGGCGGCTTCGCGGTGACGCGTCGCATGCTCGCCATGTTCAACCGGAGCTGA
- a CDS encoding discoidin domain-containing protein — protein sequence MPPPHSPAAPARRTRGTAAALTLGALLASSLTLTTAPRASAAETLLSQGRTATASSQEGGAFSAAAAVDGDLTGTRWASQWSDAQWLQVDLGAVRDLSRVVLTWEAAYGRNYEIQVSDNGTGWRTVKTVTGSDGGTDDLAVSGTGRYVRMNGLVRSGGYGYSLWEFQVYGTDGPTGPPPGGAVEVTGAQGNWQLTVGGQPYTVKGLTWGPAVADAPTYMPDLKSMGVNTIRTWGTDGGTKPLLDTAAAHGIRVVNGFWLQPGGGPGSGGCVDYVTDTTYKNTMLNEFARWVDAYKSHPATLMWNVGNESVLGLQNCYSGTELEAQRNAYTSFVNDVARKIHSLDPDHPVTSTDAWTGAWPYYKRNAPDLDLYSMNAYGDICGVRQDWIDGGYDKPYIITETGNAGEWEVPDDVNGVPDEPTDVQKAAGYTRAWDCVTGHRGVALGATMFHYGLEHDFGGVWFNLRPDGLKRLSYYAVKRAYTGSTAGDNTPPVITGMTVSPASQAPAGGEFTVRADIRDPENDPLTHKIFLSGTYANGDKRLIEAKWRATGNGTFAVTAPERLGVWKVYVRSEDGRGNAGIETRSVKVVAPPVTGTNHALNKPTTASSAQTSYGDCPCPASRATDGDTGTRWASDWSDPQWIRVDLGAPTAVRTLQLVWDPAYARSYEVQVSDDGTTWRTVHSTTTGNGDIDTIDVSATARHVRLHLTARGTGWGYSLHEFGIYG from the coding sequence ATGCCCCCTCCCCACTCCCCGGCCGCACCGGCCCGCCGCACGCGCGGCACGGCGGCAGCCCTCACCCTCGGAGCGCTCCTCGCTTCCTCCCTCACCCTCACCACCGCGCCCCGCGCGAGCGCCGCGGAGACCCTGCTGTCCCAGGGCAGGACGGCCACCGCCTCCTCACAGGAGGGCGGGGCCTTCTCCGCCGCCGCCGCCGTCGACGGCGACCTCACCGGCACCCGGTGGGCGAGCCAGTGGAGCGACGCCCAGTGGCTCCAGGTCGACCTCGGCGCCGTCAGGGACCTGAGCCGCGTGGTCCTGACCTGGGAAGCCGCGTACGGCAGGAACTACGAGATCCAGGTCTCGGACAACGGAACCGGCTGGCGCACGGTGAAGACCGTCACCGGCAGCGACGGCGGCACCGACGACCTCGCGGTCTCCGGTACGGGCCGGTACGTCCGCATGAACGGCCTCGTCCGCTCCGGCGGCTACGGCTACTCCCTGTGGGAGTTCCAGGTCTACGGCACCGACGGCCCGACCGGCCCTCCGCCGGGCGGCGCGGTCGAGGTGACCGGCGCGCAGGGGAACTGGCAGCTGACCGTCGGCGGCCAGCCGTACACCGTCAAGGGCCTCACCTGGGGTCCGGCCGTCGCGGACGCCCCGACGTACATGCCGGACCTGAAGTCCATGGGCGTCAACACCATCCGCACCTGGGGCACGGACGGGGGCACCAAGCCGCTGCTCGACACCGCCGCGGCACACGGGATCCGGGTGGTCAACGGCTTCTGGCTCCAGCCGGGCGGCGGCCCCGGTTCCGGCGGCTGCGTCGACTACGTCACCGACACGACGTACAAGAACACCATGCTCAACGAGTTCGCCAGGTGGGTCGACGCCTACAAGTCGCACCCGGCGACGCTCATGTGGAACGTCGGCAACGAGTCCGTCCTCGGCCTGCAGAACTGTTACAGCGGCACCGAGCTGGAAGCCCAGCGCAACGCCTACACCTCCTTCGTCAACGACGTCGCCAGGAAGATCCACTCCCTCGACCCCGACCACCCCGTGACCTCCACGGACGCGTGGACCGGCGCCTGGCCCTACTACAAGCGCAACGCCCCGGACCTCGACCTGTACTCGATGAACGCCTACGGCGACATCTGCGGGGTCCGCCAGGACTGGATCGACGGCGGCTACGACAAGCCGTACATCATCACCGAGACCGGCAACGCCGGCGAATGGGAGGTCCCCGACGACGTCAACGGCGTCCCCGACGAGCCGACCGATGTCCAGAAGGCCGCCGGCTACACCAGGGCATGGGACTGCGTCACCGGCCACCGGGGCGTCGCCCTGGGCGCGACGATGTTCCACTACGGCCTCGAGCACGACTTCGGCGGAGTCTGGTTCAACCTGCGTCCCGACGGCCTCAAGCGGCTGTCCTACTACGCGGTGAAGAGGGCCTACACCGGGTCGACCGCAGGTGACAACACCCCGCCCGTCATCACCGGCATGACCGTTTCCCCGGCGTCACAGGCGCCGGCCGGCGGCGAGTTCACCGTCCGCGCCGACATCCGCGACCCCGAGAACGACCCCCTGACCCACAAGATCTTCCTCAGCGGCACCTACGCCAACGGCGACAAGCGGCTGATCGAGGCGAAGTGGCGCGCCACCGGCAACGGCACCTTCGCCGTCACCGCGCCCGAGAGGCTCGGCGTCTGGAAGGTGTACGTCCGGTCCGAGGACGGCCGCGGCAACGCCGGCATCGAGACCAGGTCCGTCAAGGTCGTCGCCCCGCCCGTCACCGGCACCAACCACGCCCTGAACAAGCCCACGACCGCCTCCTCCGCCCAGACCTCCTACGGCGACTGCCCCTGCCCCGCGTCCCGTGCCACCGACGGCGACACCGGCACCCGCTGGGCCAGCGACTGGAGCGACCCGCAGTGGATCAGGGTCGACCTCGGTGCTCCCACCGCGGTCCGCACGCTGCAGCTGGTCTGGGACCCCGCCTACGCCAGGTCCTACGAAGTCCAGGTCTCCGACGACGGCACCACCTGGCGCACGGTCCACTCCACGACCACCGGCAACGGTGACATCGACACGATCGACGTGTCGGCGACGGCCCGCCACGTACGACTGCACCTGACCGCGCGCGGTACCGGCTGGGGCTACTCGCTCCACGAGTTCGGGATCTACGGCTGA
- a CDS encoding DUF4246 domain-containing protein, producing MTGLSAFPLPFHAARSGAFAPPRTLRELEMLRCSAHIREKPGWYDKRNDPEIVARWTREAAAQGLTEAQVRYVLAELAHYAALRDARTGIEVSAVDGVWQSDTLVDDTLRSRLREAARVLEDVPEAERDWHPGSGGQVLDLVHPSLFCLVREVSGAPERAWTNPTDRYSAYEFSERFQWLPTDVDVSDDGDVTFLSYVNNVHPERHHGLAAVLPDLFARVLPLLENVLTDLRHPRPLRIEADPYGWYDAEPECPDRSAYGDDAAYAAARRAWAQALDEWWENRRPVVPDAPAFTPPELPDASDRVDLRGRRLQVVVKLATVHLTPDKPEYPGGSWHVEGMLNERIVSTALYYWDSENITESRLGFRTAVDDPAYEQNDDNGVREVYGLENEDALNQHLGSAPTPAGRCLAFPNVLQHRVGSFRLADPTRPGHRKILAFFLVDPSERIVSTSDVPPQQPWSDTSTMTLDEAREYREQLMRERKFFVDEHNEQLYEREFSLCEH from the coding sequence TTGACCGGCCTGTCAGCATTCCCGCTGCCTTTTCACGCCGCCCGTTCCGGGGCGTTCGCGCCACCGCGGACCCTGAGGGAACTGGAGATGCTGCGGTGCAGCGCGCACATCCGGGAGAAGCCGGGGTGGTACGACAAGAGGAACGATCCCGAGATCGTGGCCAGATGGACGCGAGAAGCGGCCGCCCAGGGACTCACCGAAGCACAAGTGCGGTACGTGCTCGCCGAACTCGCGCACTACGCCGCCCTGCGGGACGCGCGAACGGGCATCGAGGTGTCCGCCGTCGACGGGGTGTGGCAGTCGGACACCCTGGTCGACGACACGCTCCGCTCCCGGCTGCGCGAGGCGGCCCGGGTCCTGGAGGACGTCCCCGAGGCGGAGCGGGACTGGCATCCCGGATCCGGCGGCCAGGTGCTGGACCTGGTGCACCCCTCGCTGTTCTGCCTGGTGCGCGAGGTCAGCGGCGCGCCCGAGCGGGCCTGGACGAACCCGACGGACCGCTACTCGGCGTACGAGTTCTCCGAGCGATTCCAGTGGCTGCCCACGGACGTCGACGTCAGCGACGACGGTGACGTCACCTTCCTCTCGTACGTCAACAACGTCCACCCGGAGAGACACCACGGGCTGGCCGCCGTCCTGCCGGACCTGTTCGCCCGCGTGCTGCCGCTGCTGGAGAACGTGCTCACCGATCTGCGGCACCCCCGGCCGCTGCGGATCGAGGCCGATCCCTACGGGTGGTACGACGCGGAGCCGGAGTGTCCCGACAGGTCCGCCTACGGCGACGACGCCGCCTACGCGGCGGCCCGCCGGGCATGGGCACAGGCCCTGGACGAATGGTGGGAGAACCGCCGCCCGGTCGTCCCGGACGCCCCGGCCTTCACCCCGCCGGAGCTGCCCGACGCCTCCGACCGGGTCGACCTGCGCGGCCGCCGGCTCCAGGTCGTCGTCAAGCTCGCCACCGTTCATCTGACCCCGGACAAGCCCGAGTACCCCGGAGGTTCCTGGCACGTCGAGGGCATGCTGAACGAGCGCATCGTCTCGACCGCCCTCTACTACTGGGACAGCGAGAACATCACCGAGAGCCGGCTCGGCTTCCGGACGGCGGTCGACGACCCGGCCTACGAGCAGAACGACGACAACGGTGTCCGCGAGGTCTACGGCCTGGAGAACGAGGACGCGCTGAACCAGCACCTGGGGTCCGCCCCGACCCCGGCGGGCCGCTGCCTGGCGTTCCCGAACGTCCTGCAGCACCGCGTCGGCTCGTTCCGCCTGGCGGACCCCACCCGCCCGGGACACCGCAAGATCCTCGCGTTCTTCCTGGTCGACCCGTCGGAGAGGATCGTCTCGACCTCCGACGTGCCCCCGCAGCAGCCCTGGTCCGACACCTCGACCATGACGCTGGACGAGGCCAGGGAGTACCGGGAGCAGCTCATGCGGGAGAGGAAGTTCTTCGTCGACGAGCACAACGAACAGCTCTACGAACGAGAATTCTCCCTCTGCGAGCACTGA
- a CDS encoding DUF1996 domain-containing protein: MRLTSQRLTGLLLGSALAAGALGFGTMARASDPQDGVPPAVAAAVSHVGHPTAASTQASGDDPDGDGYVPANPPVTGVTPSTATPPPAYHHEFQAGCSVTHTAPDDPIVYPGQFGRSHDHTFMGNTSTDAASTTGSLYGGATTCKAPADASAYWMPSLYRGDQKILPVGPQVIYYKAGVTDYRSVRPFPKGLRFVVGNPMQTAQEFRAHKGFVEGWECGDSFFNTDIPAHCPSRPDVQLNLRMQAPSCWNGLHLDTPDHQSHMAYPVVKPGTNDNMCPASHPVALPMIEFKMAWPVNGDMSQVRLASGRGYSFHYDFFNAWEERTLKALVDHCINGGLQCDTRGFDLYRPERGAVLNADHRLP, from the coding sequence ATGAGACTGACCTCCCAACGGCTCACCGGCCTCCTCCTCGGCTCCGCCCTCGCCGCCGGCGCCCTCGGCTTCGGCACGATGGCCCGGGCATCCGACCCGCAGGACGGCGTACCGCCCGCCGTCGCCGCGGCCGTCAGCCACGTCGGACACCCGACGGCCGCCTCCACCCAGGCGTCCGGCGACGACCCCGACGGCGACGGGTACGTTCCCGCGAACCCGCCGGTCACCGGCGTCACCCCGTCCACGGCCACCCCTCCGCCGGCCTACCATCACGAGTTCCAGGCCGGCTGCTCGGTCACCCACACCGCGCCGGACGACCCGATCGTCTACCCGGGCCAGTTCGGCAGGTCCCACGACCACACGTTCATGGGCAACACCTCCACCGACGCCGCGAGCACCACCGGCTCGCTCTACGGGGGCGCCACCACCTGCAAGGCGCCCGCGGACGCCTCGGCGTACTGGATGCCTTCGCTGTACCGGGGCGACCAGAAGATCCTGCCCGTGGGCCCGCAGGTCATCTACTACAAGGCGGGCGTGACCGACTACCGGAGCGTGCGGCCCTTCCCCAAGGGGCTGCGGTTCGTCGTCGGCAACCCGATGCAGACCGCCCAGGAGTTCCGGGCCCACAAGGGCTTCGTCGAGGGCTGGGAATGCGGTGACAGCTTCTTCAACACCGACATCCCTGCGCACTGCCCGAGCCGGCCCGACGTCCAGCTCAACCTGCGGATGCAGGCCCCCAGTTGCTGGAACGGCCTGCACCTCGACACCCCCGACCACCAGAGCCACATGGCCTACCCGGTGGTCAAGCCCGGCACCAACGACAACATGTGCCCCGCCTCCCACCCGGTCGCCCTGCCGATGATCGAGTTCAAGATGGCGTGGCCGGTCAACGGCGACATGTCCCAGGTCCGCCTGGCCAGCGGTCGCGGCTACTCCTTCCACTACGACTTCTTCAACGCGTGGGAGGAGCGCACCCTCAAGGCCCTGGTCGACCACTGCATCAACGGCGGCCTCCAGTGCGACACCCGGGGCTTCGACCTCTACCGCCCCGAACGCGGTGCCGTGCTCAACGCCGACCACCGCCTGCCCTGA
- a CDS encoding glycoside hydrolase family 3 C-terminal domain-containing protein, whose amino-acid sequence MTDDLIDGMLEQLDLTRKVRLLSGATTWRTADEPALGLRRMVMSDGPAGVGGEAWDERHTSALLPSASAIGALWDEELTARLGGLLASEAARKGVDIVLAPTLNLHRTPLGGRHFECFSEDPELTGRTGAALIRGIQAAGVAATAKHYVANDSESERMHVDVRVSERVLREVYLAPFEAAVAAGVWLVMAGYNSVNGATMTANPLLTEPLKDDWGFDGVVVSDWGALRSTTAPALAALDLAMPGPQGPWQAELARAVKNGLVPEEVIDDKVRRLLRLARRLHALGPRGPRRVPASTSRDTRALLRRTVAAGAVLLRNRGVLPLDRAALSTVAVIGEHAASPRVQGGGSAGVFDSGTVTPLDGIRAGLCGHARVVHAPGPSLEVPPAPLDPGRCRDPRSGEPGVLLRLLDAAGQELYAEHRLSGRQLEPPVVPGTSTVEVSALIGAETTGEWTFGVAGFGRMSLTVDDRTVLDGDFPCTTDDPAVVHVTPPLHTARATIGTPRTVHLVARRELAPGTGRAVIVAAAPPEREAAAALAEAVEAARNADAAIVVVGTTEHTETEGRDRTDLSLGGHQNALVHAVAAVNPRTVAVVNSGGPVELPWREEAGAVLLTWFPGQEAGSGLADMLLGITEPGGRLPTTWAASLPDAPVTRSRPVAGRLDYEEGLHIGYRAWARAESEPAYWFGHGEGYTTWEYGAVRAPAQVTEGTWFTVGVQLRNTGARPGREVVQVYLARPGSTVERPALWFAGYAAVHAEAGATTTAVVDVPPRALRHWSDDERTWRTEAGTYRIMVGRSAGHLLWHGELSVRATG is encoded by the coding sequence ATGACCGACGACCTGATCGATGGGATGCTGGAACAGCTCGATCTGACCCGGAAGGTGCGGCTGCTGAGCGGTGCCACCACATGGCGGACCGCCGACGAGCCGGCCCTCGGGCTACGCCGGATGGTCATGTCCGACGGGCCGGCCGGCGTAGGCGGAGAGGCGTGGGACGAGCGGCACACCTCCGCGCTGCTGCCCTCCGCGTCAGCGATCGGTGCGCTGTGGGACGAGGAGCTGACCGCACGGCTGGGCGGCCTGCTCGCCTCGGAAGCGGCCCGCAAGGGAGTGGACATCGTCCTCGCCCCCACCCTCAACCTGCACCGCACACCCCTGGGAGGACGGCACTTCGAGTGCTTCTCGGAGGACCCCGAGCTGACGGGCCGCACCGGCGCCGCGCTGATCCGGGGCATCCAGGCGGCCGGTGTCGCGGCCACGGCCAAGCACTACGTCGCCAACGACTCCGAGTCCGAGCGCATGCACGTGGACGTACGCGTCTCGGAGCGGGTCCTCAGGGAGGTGTACCTCGCACCGTTCGAGGCGGCCGTCGCCGCGGGCGTGTGGCTGGTCATGGCCGGATACAACAGCGTGAACGGCGCCACCATGACCGCCAACCCCCTCCTCACCGAGCCGCTCAAGGACGACTGGGGCTTCGACGGCGTGGTCGTGTCGGACTGGGGCGCGCTGCGTTCGACGACGGCCCCCGCGCTCGCCGCACTCGACCTGGCGATGCCCGGACCGCAAGGACCATGGCAGGCGGAGCTGGCCCGGGCGGTGAAGAACGGTCTGGTCCCCGAAGAGGTCATCGACGACAAGGTACGACGCCTCCTCAGACTCGCCCGCCGCCTTCACGCGCTCGGACCGCGCGGGCCCCGACGCGTACCGGCGTCCACATCCCGCGACACCCGTGCGCTGCTGCGCCGGACGGTGGCCGCCGGCGCCGTGCTCCTGCGCAACCGCGGGGTGCTGCCGCTGGACCGGGCCGCCCTGTCGACCGTCGCGGTCATCGGCGAACACGCCGCGTCCCCGCGGGTGCAGGGCGGCGGCAGCGCGGGCGTCTTCGACTCGGGCACGGTCACGCCCCTCGACGGAATCCGTGCCGGGCTGTGCGGACACGCCCGCGTCGTGCACGCGCCCGGCCCCTCCCTGGAGGTGCCCCCGGCCCCCCTCGACCCCGGCCGATGCCGCGACCCCAGGTCGGGGGAGCCCGGAGTGCTGCTGCGGCTCCTGGACGCCGCGGGCCAGGAGTTGTACGCGGAACACCGCCTGTCGGGGAGACAGCTGGAACCTCCGGTCGTCCCCGGCACGAGCACGGTGGAGGTCAGCGCGCTGATCGGAGCGGAGACGACGGGGGAGTGGACCTTCGGAGTCGCCGGCTTCGGCCGCATGTCGCTCACGGTCGACGACCGGACCGTGCTGGACGGCGACTTCCCGTGTACGACCGACGACCCGGCCGTCGTCCATGTGACCCCGCCTCTCCACACCGCACGAGCGACGATCGGCACACCACGAACCGTCCACCTGGTGGCCCGGCGCGAACTGGCCCCCGGAACCGGGCGGGCCGTGATCGTCGCGGCAGCGCCCCCCGAGCGCGAGGCGGCGGCCGCGCTCGCCGAGGCGGTGGAGGCGGCGCGGAACGCGGACGCCGCGATCGTGGTGGTCGGCACCACCGAACACACCGAGACCGAAGGACGCGACCGAACGGATCTCTCCCTCGGCGGACACCAGAACGCGCTCGTCCACGCCGTCGCTGCGGTCAACCCGCGCACGGTCGCCGTCGTCAACAGCGGGGGCCCCGTGGAGCTTCCGTGGCGGGAGGAGGCCGGCGCGGTCCTGCTCACCTGGTTCCCCGGGCAGGAGGCCGGATCGGGACTCGCCGACATGCTCCTCGGGATCACCGAGCCCGGCGGTCGCCTTCCGACGACCTGGGCGGCCTCGCTCCCGGACGCACCCGTCACCCGCTCACGGCCGGTCGCGGGCAGGCTCGACTACGAGGAAGGGCTGCACATCGGCTACCGCGCGTGGGCGCGCGCGGAGAGCGAACCCGCCTACTGGTTCGGGCACGGCGAGGGCTACACGACCTGGGAGTACGGCGCGGTGCGGGCCCCGGCACAGGTGACGGAGGGAACGTGGTTCACCGTCGGCGTCCAGCTGCGCAACACCGGCGCGCGGCCCGGCCGCGAAGTGGTCCAGGTGTACCTGGCACGCCCCGGCTCCACCGTGGAGCGACCGGCCCTCTGGTTCGCCGGCTACGCCGCGGTCCACGCGGAGGCCGGCGCGACGACGACCGCCGTGGTGGACGTGCCCCCACGCGCTCTGCGGCACTGGTCCGACGACGAGCGGACCTGGCGCACCGAGGCGGGCACCTACCGGATCATGGTGGGGAGGTCGGCCGGTCACCTCCTGTGGCACGGAGAACTGAGCGTCCGAGCGACCGGGTGA
- the pntB gene encoding Re/Si-specific NAD(P)(+) transhydrogenase subunit beta, with amino-acid sequence MSATLAAQAAYLVAALLFILALAGLSKHESARLGNAFGMLGMGVALLATVVLAIDGDVSTAGLGLMGLAMLTGAVIGLQRARGVEMTGMPELIALLHSFVGLAAVLVSWNGYLNVEHDPDGHEARALNALGTLGIHHAEVFIGLFIGAVTFTGSIVAYLKLAAKIDSKPLVLPGKNALNLGSLVLFLALTVWFVITPELWLLITVTALALALGWHLVASIGGGDMPVVVSMLNSYSGWAAAASGFLLGNDLLIITGALVGSSGAYLSYIMCKAMNRSFISVIAGGFGIEAPSGADVDYGEHTEITAQAAAELLGSARSVVITPGYGMAVAQAQYPVAELTSKLRAKGVDVRFGIHPVAGRLPGHMNVLLAEAKVPYDIVLEMDEINDDFAKTDVVLVIGANDTVNPAGAEDPSSPIAGMPVLKVWEAGKVIVFKRSMASGYAGVQNPLFFKENTAMLFGDAKARVEDIVGAL; translated from the coding sequence ATGTCTGCGACCCTTGCCGCACAGGCGGCCTACCTCGTCGCCGCGCTGCTGTTCATCCTGGCGCTGGCGGGACTGTCCAAGCACGAGTCGGCACGGCTCGGCAACGCCTTCGGCATGCTGGGCATGGGCGTCGCGCTCCTCGCGACGGTCGTCCTCGCGATCGACGGCGACGTCAGCACCGCCGGTCTCGGTCTGATGGGCCTGGCGATGCTGACCGGCGCGGTGATCGGCCTCCAGCGGGCCCGCGGCGTCGAGATGACCGGCATGCCCGAACTGATCGCGCTGCTGCACTCATTCGTCGGTCTGGCCGCGGTGCTGGTCAGCTGGAACGGCTACCTCAACGTCGAGCACGACCCCGACGGTCACGAGGCCAGGGCCCTGAACGCCCTCGGCACGCTGGGCATCCACCACGCCGAGGTGTTCATCGGCCTGTTCATCGGCGCCGTGACCTTCACCGGGTCGATCGTGGCCTACCTGAAGCTCGCCGCGAAGATCGACTCCAAGCCGCTGGTGCTGCCCGGCAAGAACGCCCTCAACCTCGGCTCCCTGGTCCTGTTCCTCGCCTTGACGGTGTGGTTCGTGATCACGCCGGAGCTGTGGCTGCTGATCACCGTGACGGCCCTGGCCCTGGCCCTCGGCTGGCACCTGGTCGCCTCGATCGGCGGCGGCGACATGCCGGTTGTGGTCTCGATGCTCAACAGCTACTCCGGCTGGGCCGCGGCCGCTTCCGGCTTCCTCCTCGGCAACGACCTGCTGATCATCACCGGCGCGCTGGTCGGCTCGTCCGGCGCCTACCTGTCCTACATCATGTGCAAGGCGATGAACCGCTCGTTCATCTCCGTCATCGCGGGCGGTTTCGGCATCGAGGCCCCGTCGGGTGCGGACGTCGACTACGGCGAGCACACCGAGATCACCGCCCAGGCCGCCGCCGAACTCCTCGGCTCGGCCCGGTCGGTGGTCATCACCCCCGGCTACGGCATGGCCGTCGCCCAGGCCCAGTACCCGGTCGCCGAGCTCACCTCGAAGCTGCGGGCGAAGGGCGTCGACGTGCGGTTCGGCATCCACCCCGTCGCCGGCCGCCTGCCCGGCCACATGAACGTCCTGCTGGCCGAGGCCAAGGTGCCGTATGACATCGTCCTGGAGATGGACGAGATCAACGACGACTTCGCCAAGACCGACGTGGTCCTCGTCATCGGCGCCAACGACACGGTCAACCCGGCCGGAGCGGAGGATCCCAGCAGCCCGATCGCCGGCATGCCGGTGCTGAAGGTCTGGGAGGCCGGCAAGGTCATCGTGTTCAAGCGCTCCATGGCCTCCGGATACGCGGGCGTGCAGAACCCGCTGTTCTTCAAGGAGAACACCGCGATGCTCTTCGGCGACGCCAAGGCCCGGGTCGAGGACATCGTCGGCGCCCTCTGA